In a single window of the Streptomyces sp. HUAS ZL42 genome:
- a CDS encoding sulfurtransferase — protein MNAIISASELASDLAGQNPPVLLDVRWQLSVAKAAGEPPFDGRAAYEAGHIPGAVYVDLDCELAGAPGDHGRHPLPDVAEFGAAMRRAGVSSGASVVVYDGGQGWAAARAWWMLRWTGHPDVRVLDGGLPAWEGELSPDVPEPVEGDFEPVPGAVGLLDADGAASLARSGVLFDARAGERYRGEVEPIDRVGGHIPGAVSAPTTENVAADGRFLPAEELRARFKTLGASDGTEVGVYCGSGVSGAHEVLALAVAGIPAALYVGSWSEWSSDPSRPVAVGADPQ, from the coding sequence ATGAACGCCATCATCTCCGCATCCGAACTCGCGAGCGACCTGGCAGGGCAGAATCCGCCAGTACTTCTCGACGTCCGCTGGCAGCTCAGCGTCGCGAAGGCGGCCGGGGAGCCGCCCTTCGACGGCCGGGCCGCGTATGAGGCCGGGCACATTCCCGGTGCGGTCTACGTCGACCTGGACTGCGAACTGGCCGGCGCACCCGGCGACCACGGCCGTCATCCGCTGCCCGACGTGGCGGAGTTCGGGGCGGCGATGCGCCGGGCGGGCGTGTCCTCGGGGGCGTCGGTGGTCGTGTACGACGGCGGGCAGGGCTGGGCGGCGGCCCGGGCGTGGTGGATGCTGCGCTGGACGGGTCACCCGGACGTGCGGGTGCTGGACGGCGGGTTGCCGGCGTGGGAGGGGGAGCTGTCGCCGGACGTTCCCGAGCCTGTGGAGGGCGACTTCGAGCCGGTGCCGGGCGCTGTGGGGCTCCTCGACGCGGACGGGGCGGCCTCGCTGGCCCGCTCCGGGGTCCTGTTCGACGCGCGCGCGGGGGAGCGCTACCGCGGGGAGGTCGAGCCGATCGACCGGGTCGGCGGGCACATTCCGGGAGCGGTCTCGGCGCCGACGACCGAGAACGTGGCGGCGGACGGCCGTTTCCTGCCCGCGGAGGAGCTGAGGGCGCGCTTCAAGACGCTGGGGGCGTCCGACGGCACCGAGGTCGGTGTCTACTGCGGTTCGGGCGTCTCGGGGGCCCACGAGGTGCTGGCACTGGCGGTGGCGGGGATTCCGGCGGCGCTGTACGTGGGGTCGTGGTCGGAGTGGTCGTCGGATCCGTCGCGGCCGGTCGCGGTGGGGGCGGATCCTCAGTAG
- a CDS encoding VOC family protein produces the protein MTEAPGSAGPNGEAHARYAPGTPCWVSLMVHGMAATQDFYGELFGWEFQPGPQQLGPYLRALLDGREVAGIGQLPPDRHLPIAWTPYLASDDVDLTAETVRLCGGTIGVGPLDAADAGRLAIGSDPSGAVFGVWQAAAHLGTGVTGVPGTPAWNELLTFESASVAKFYKTVFGYEEESVVSADFDYVTLHIAGRPVAGIHGVGSALPRDRGPHWMTYFEVADTDEALARVVDLGGHILRPARDSTHGRVATVADPEGARFSLIQSPR, from the coding sequence ATGACCGAGGCACCGGGGTCGGCCGGCCCGAACGGCGAGGCGCACGCTCGGTACGCGCCCGGCACGCCCTGCTGGGTGAGCCTGATGGTGCACGGCATGGCCGCGACCCAGGACTTCTATGGTGAGCTGTTCGGCTGGGAGTTCCAGCCAGGCCCCCAGCAGCTCGGCCCCTACCTGCGGGCCCTGCTCGACGGGCGTGAGGTGGCCGGGATCGGGCAGCTGCCCCCGGACCGGCATCTTCCCATCGCCTGGACGCCCTACCTCGCCTCGGACGACGTGGACCTGACGGCCGAAACGGTACGGCTGTGCGGCGGGACGATCGGCGTGGGCCCCCTGGACGCCGCCGACGCCGGGCGCCTCGCGATCGGCTCCGACCCCTCCGGCGCGGTCTTCGGCGTCTGGCAGGCGGCCGCCCACCTCGGTACGGGCGTCACCGGCGTGCCCGGCACACCCGCCTGGAACGAACTGCTGACCTTCGAGTCCGCGAGCGTCGCCAAGTTCTACAAGACGGTGTTCGGCTACGAGGAGGAATCCGTCGTCTCCGCCGACTTCGACTACGTGACCCTGCACATCGCCGGCCGCCCGGTCGCCGGCATCCACGGGGTGGGCAGCGCGCTGCCCCGCGACCGGGGACCTCACTGGATGACGTACTTCGAAGTGGCCGACACGGACGAGGCATTGGCCCGTGTGGTCGACCTGGGCGGCCACATCCTGCGACCTGCCCGGGACAGCACCCATGGCCGCGTGGCCACGGTCGCCGATCCCGAGGGGGCACGGTTCTCCCTGATCCAGAGCCCGCGTTGA
- a CDS encoding PhzF family phenazine biosynthesis protein translates to MTTDAPRPEVLHYTAFSSDPDGGNPAGVVLDATGLDDGDMLAIAAELGYSESAFLTAPPEGLGGREGRAYGIRYFSPKAEVPFCGHATVATAVALAERIGPGELVFATRTGTVPVEVTEEGGTVRATLTSVEPHVEEIAGADLAEALASLGWPAADLDPAFPPRIAFAGARHLVLAAATRARLADLAYDFARLEALMHRLDLTTVQLVWRESAAVFHVRDPFPVGGVVEDPATGAAAAAFGAYARELGLVPEDAVLTLHQGEDLGRPGELTVTLRAGDPRVRVGGTGARIG, encoded by the coding sequence ATGACGACGGACGCCCCGCGGCCCGAGGTGCTGCACTACACCGCCTTCTCCAGTGACCCCGACGGCGGGAACCCCGCCGGTGTCGTCCTGGACGCCACCGGCCTGGACGACGGTGACATGCTGGCCATCGCCGCCGAGCTCGGATACTCGGAGTCAGCGTTCCTGACCGCGCCCCCGGAGGGTCTCGGCGGCCGGGAGGGGCGGGCGTACGGCATCCGTTACTTCAGTCCCAAGGCCGAAGTACCGTTCTGCGGGCACGCCACCGTCGCGACCGCCGTCGCGCTCGCCGAGCGGATAGGCCCAGGGGAGCTGGTGTTCGCGACGCGCACCGGCACCGTGCCGGTGGAGGTGACCGAGGAGGGCGGGACGGTCAGGGCCACGCTCACCAGCGTCGAGCCGCACGTCGAGGAGATCGCCGGCGCCGACCTCGCGGAGGCGCTCGCCTCGCTCGGCTGGCCGGCCGCCGATCTCGATCCGGCCTTCCCGCCCCGCATCGCGTTCGCCGGCGCCCGCCATCTCGTCCTCGCGGCGGCGACCCGTGCCCGCCTCGCGGACCTCGCGTACGACTTCGCGCGCCTCGAAGCCCTGATGCACCGCCTGGACCTGACCACGGTTCAGTTGGTGTGGCGGGAGTCGGCCGCCGTGTTCCACGTCCGCGACCCGTTCCCCGTCGGCGGCGTCGTCGAGGACCCTGCGACCGGCGCGGCGGCCGCCGCGTTCGGTGCGTACGCCCGTGAACTGGGCCTGGTTCCCGAGGATGCCGTCCTCACCCTGCACCAGGGCGAGGACCTGGGCCGCCCCGGCGAGCTCACGGTGACACTGCGCGCGGGCGACCCGCGCGTCCGGGTCGGCGGCACGGGGGCTCGCATCGGCTGA
- a CDS encoding thymidine kinase, with amino-acid sequence MSELVFFSGTMDCGKSTLALQIEHNRSARGLQGMIFTRDDRAGEGKLSSRLGLVTDAVEVEDGQDLYAYLVDHLSQGRRADYVIADEAQFLAPGQIDQLARVVDDLGLDVYAFGITTDFRSKLFPGSQRLVELADRVEVLQVEALCWCGARATHNARTIGGHMVVEGAQVVVGDVNQPDDIGYEVLCRRHHRRRMTAATARAAALSPDVLPITPA; translated from the coding sequence ATGTCCGAGCTGGTGTTCTTCTCCGGAACCATGGACTGCGGGAAGTCGACGCTGGCTCTGCAGATAGAGCACAACCGTTCCGCGCGTGGACTGCAGGGCATGATCTTCACGCGTGACGACCGCGCCGGTGAGGGCAAGTTGTCGTCGCGGCTGGGCCTGGTCACCGACGCCGTGGAGGTCGAGGACGGCCAGGACCTCTACGCCTACCTCGTCGACCACCTCTCCCAGGGCCGCCGCGCGGACTATGTGATCGCCGACGAGGCGCAGTTCCTCGCCCCCGGGCAGATCGACCAACTCGCCCGAGTCGTGGACGACCTGGGTCTCGACGTCTACGCCTTCGGCATCACCACCGACTTCCGCTCCAAGCTCTTCCCCGGCTCCCAGCGCCTGGTCGAGCTCGCCGACCGCGTCGAGGTGCTCCAGGTCGAGGCCCTGTGCTGGTGCGGCGCACGCGCCACCCACAACGCCCGCACCATAGGCGGCCACATGGTCGTCGAGGGCGCCCAGGTCGTCGTCGGCGACGTGAACCAGCCCGACGACATCGGCTACGAGGTCCTCTGCCGCCGTCATCACCGTCGCCGTATGACCGCGGCGACGGCACGGGCGGCCGCGCTGTCGCCGGATGTGCTGCCCATCACTCCGGCCTGA
- a CDS encoding alkaline phosphatase family protein, whose protein sequence is MSQPTAWDPPEPLTLGSAPLPEYGSGSLADLLPTLATGMGVPGMPSAIPELTAADRNCVFLIDGLGWEQLKAHPEEAPFMTSLLETSRGATGRPITAAFPATTATSLASVGTGLPPGAHGLPGYTVRNPETGELMNQLRWQPWTPPRPWQPYPTVFQLAHDAGVHAAQVTSPTFETTPLTKVALSGGTFLGRLTGEERMDLAAEQLAAADRSLVYTYYSELDGSGHRYGVASDTWRGQLMYVDRLVQRLAEQLPPRSALYVTADHGMIDVPFDEQHRIDFDEDWELRAGVALLGGEGRARHVYAVPGAANDVLTCWREVLGEQFWVASRDEAIAAGWFGPHIDERVYARIGDVVAAAHDDVLIIASEREPKESTMVGNHGSMTPGEQLVPLLEVRS, encoded by the coding sequence ATGTCCCAGCCCACCGCCTGGGACCCCCCGGAACCGCTCACCCTCGGCTCCGCACCCCTGCCCGAGTACGGCAGCGGCTCGCTCGCCGACCTGCTGCCCACGCTGGCCACCGGTATGGGCGTGCCCGGGATGCCGTCCGCGATCCCGGAGCTGACCGCGGCCGACCGCAACTGCGTGTTCCTGATCGACGGTCTCGGCTGGGAGCAGCTGAAGGCGCACCCCGAAGAGGCGCCCTTCATGACCTCGCTCCTGGAGACGTCCCGCGGGGCCACCGGCCGCCCGATCACCGCCGCGTTCCCGGCGACCACCGCGACCTCCCTCGCCTCCGTCGGCACCGGCCTGCCCCCGGGCGCGCACGGCCTGCCCGGCTACACCGTGCGCAACCCGGAAACCGGCGAGCTGATGAACCAGCTCCGCTGGCAGCCGTGGACCCCGCCGCGTCCGTGGCAGCCGTACCCCACGGTCTTCCAGCTGGCCCACGACGCGGGCGTGCACGCCGCGCAGGTGACGTCGCCGACCTTCGAGACCACCCCGCTGACCAAGGTCGCCCTCAGCGGCGGAACGTTTCTCGGCCGGCTGACCGGCGAGGAGCGCATGGACCTCGCCGCCGAGCAACTGGCGGCAGCCGACCGCTCCCTGGTCTACACGTACTACTCCGAGCTGGACGGCTCCGGCCACCGCTACGGCGTCGCCTCGGACACCTGGCGCGGCCAGCTGATGTACGTCGACCGGCTCGTCCAGCGCCTCGCCGAGCAGTTGCCGCCGCGCAGCGCGCTCTACGTCACCGCCGACCACGGCATGATCGACGTGCCCTTCGACGAGCAGCACCGCATCGACTTCGACGAGGACTGGGAGCTGCGCGCCGGGGTCGCGCTGCTGGGTGGCGAGGGGCGTGCGCGGCACGTCTACGCGGTCCCGGGCGCCGCGAACGACGTCCTCACCTGCTGGCGCGAGGTGCTCGGCGAGCAGTTCTGGGTGGCCTCGCGGGACGAGGCGATCGCGGCGGGCTGGTTCGGTCCGCACATCGACGAGCGTGTGTACGCGCGCATCGGCGACGTGGTCGCGGCCGCGCACGACGACGTGCTCATCATCGCCTCCGAGCGGGAGCCCAAGGAGTCGACGATGGTCGGCAACCACGGTTCCATGACCCCTGGTGAGCAGCTGGTCCCCCTGCTCGAAGTACGCTCCTGA
- a CDS encoding DUF5998 family protein yields MAKTSTTTQGLRAAIERSGYYPALVAEAVEAAVGGEPIRSYLVHQETTFDQNEVRRHVTVLVLTGNRFIVSHTDEQAADSTSPTPYATTSTESVKLGRISSVVVSRVVANPESYKPGTLPREIVLTIGWGAVSRIDLEPAACGDPNCEADHGYTGSSTADDLSLRVSEAGDGPETVRQALAFAQAVSEATADPTR; encoded by the coding sequence ATGGCCAAGACCAGTACGACGACCCAGGGGCTGCGTGCGGCGATCGAGCGCAGCGGCTACTACCCGGCCCTCGTGGCCGAGGCGGTGGAGGCCGCTGTGGGCGGCGAGCCCATCCGGTCGTACCTGGTCCACCAGGAGACGACGTTCGACCAGAACGAGGTGCGGCGGCACGTGACCGTGCTGGTCCTCACCGGCAACCGCTTCATCGTCAGCCACACCGACGAGCAGGCCGCCGACAGCACCTCGCCGACGCCGTACGCCACGACGTCCACGGAGTCCGTGAAACTCGGCCGGATCTCGTCGGTCGTCGTCAGCCGCGTCGTCGCCAACCCGGAGTCGTACAAGCCGGGCACGCTGCCCCGCGAGATCGTCCTGACCATCGGCTGGGGCGCCGTCTCCCGCATCGACCTGGAGCCCGCGGCCTGCGGCGACCCCAACTGCGAGGCCGACCACGGCTACACGGGCAGCTCGACGGCGGACGACCTCAGCCTGCGCGTCAGCGAGGCCGGGGACGGCCCGGAGACGGTGCGCCAGGCGCTCGCCTTCGCCCAGGCCGTCTCCGAGGCGACCGCGGACCCCACACGCTGA